From Gopherus flavomarginatus isolate rGopFla2 chromosome 16, rGopFla2.mat.asm, whole genome shotgun sequence, a single genomic window includes:
- the GPR84 gene encoding G-protein coupled receptor 84 — MANVTMDNFSCYEASIVGYRYVAVTWGVVVTVVGTLGNVLTLLAFAVDAKVQTRFNLLIVNLTLADLLYCAVLQPFSVDSYLHLHWRAGPSFCRVFGMLLFVSNSVSILTLCLIAVSRYILIANSALFNRVFSRLGVGLVALGTWVLGFASFAPLWSVFVLVPKVCTCSFHRIRGRPYTTILMAFYFVVGLSCVGIFYFLIHRKVKGASHAMDRYKLKKASVKGAYVAGASSATPGQFVELDSGVDTGVSQPSSISEQGHTSKTLVTDNGSASAPTPAPVPAPTAQAPAVPKSLPSQPKDSNKEFRKVTRMCFVVFLFFVLSYIPFLLLNIFDAKNRAPTALHMVAANLTWLNSCINPVLYAAMNRQFREAYTRVISIISRCLRCL, encoded by the coding sequence ATGGCGAACGTCACCATGGATAACTTCTCATGCTATGAGGCATCCATCGTGGGGTACCGCTACGTGGCCGTGACCTGGGGCGTGGTGGTCACCGTGGTGGGCACGCTGGGCAACGTGCTAACCCTCCTGGCCTTCGCAGTCGACGCTAAGGTGCAGACCCGCTTCAATCTGCTCATCGTCAACCTGACGCTGGCCGACCTGCTGTACTGCGCCGTGCTGCAGCCCTTCTCCGTGGACTCCTACCTGCACCTGCACTGGCGGGCCGGCCCCAGCTTCTGCCGCGTTTTTGGCATGCTGCTCTTCGTCTCCAACTCGGTCTCCATCCTGACGCTCTGCCTCATCGCTGTCAGCCGCTACATACTCATTGCCAACTCGGCCCTCTTCAACCGGGTCTTCTCCCGCCTGGGCGTGGGGCTCGTGGCCCTGGGCACCTGGGTCCTCGGCTTTGCCAGCTTTGCCCCGCTCTGGTCCGTCTTTGTGTTAGTTCCCAAAGTCTGCACTTGCAGCTTCCACCGCATCAGGGGCCGGCCCTACACCACTATCCTGATGGCCTTCTACTTTGTGGTGGGCCTCAGCTGCGTGGGCATCTTCTACTTCCTCATCCACCGCAAGGTGAAGGGGGCGTCCCACGCCATGGACCGCTACAAGCTGAAGAAGGCCAGTGTGAAGGGGGCTTACGTCGCTGGGGCCAGCTCGGCCACGCCGGGCCAGTTTGTGGAGCTGGACAGTGGCGTCGACACGGGTGTCTCCCAGCCCTCCAGCATCTCGGAGCAGGGCCACACCTCCAAGACGCTGGTCACGGACAATGGCTCagcctcagcccccaccccagcccccgtcCCCGCTCCCACGGCTCAGGCCCCGGCGGTGCCCAAAAGCCTGCCTTCCCAGCCCAAGGACAGCAACAAGGAGTTCCGGAAGGTCACCCGCATGTGCTTCGTGGTCTTCCTCTTCTTTGTCCTCAGCTacatccccttcctcctcctcaacaTCTTTGATGCCAAGAACCGGGCGCCCACAGCGCTGCACATGGTGGCCGCCAACCTGACCTGGCTGAACAGCTGCATCAACCCGGTGCTGTACGCCGCCATGAACCGCCAGTTCCGCGAGGCCTACACCCGTGTGATCTCCATCATCTCGCGCTGCCTCCGGTGCCtctga